In Candidatus Dormiibacterota bacterium, the genomic stretch CGCCCCGATCACGAGCACGGAGCGTCCCTTCGCCTGGAAGCCGGCGTCGTCGAGGGCCTGCGCGAAGCCCGAGCGATCGGTATTCCAGCCGATCAGGGCGCCGGCCCGATGACTGATGGTGTTGACCGCCTTGATGACCTGCGCTTCGGGACCGAGCCCGTCGAGCAACCGACTGGCCGCGACCGCATGCGGCATGGTGACCGCCGCACCCAGGACATTGCGGTCGGCCCGAATGCGCGCGATCGCCTGGGGGAGCTCGGCCGGGCCCACCGTCCGGACTTCGCAGCGGGCCTCGATTCCGGCCGCCTCGAAGCCGGCGTTGAAGAGGCTGACGGCGGGCTCCCCGTCCCCGTCTCCGCCGAGCAGCAGCAGCCGGGTCGGGGGCCCATTCCCCCGCCTTTCCACGCCGGGGCGGGGGTCCTTACTGGAGGCCGTACTGCTTGAGGAGGCGGGCGAACTCTTCGTTGGTCTTGGCGTAGTGGTTGTGACCCTGGGGGTCGGAGAGGTAGAAGAAATACCCGGTGTTCGCGGGTTGGAGTGCGGCATCGATGGCTTTGATGCCTGGGTTCGCGATAGGTCCAGGAGGAAGTCCCGTATGTAGATAGGTGTTGTAGGGCGACTGAACCATGCGGTCCTCCTTCGTCACTGAGGCCTGCCAGCGGCCCAGCGCGTAGAGAACGGTGGCGTCGATCTGGAGCGGCCAGCCGGCCGCCAGCCGGTTGTAGATCACACTGCTGACCAGCGGCCGGTCGTCCGGGTAGAGGGCCTCCCGTTCGATCATCGACGCGATTGTGACGATCTGGAGGGGGTTGAGCTTCCGCTGGGCTGCCTGGCTCTTTCGCGTGTCGTCCCAGTGCGTCTTGAAGTTCTCGAGCTGCAGCGTGATCAGCTCTTTTGCCGTCCCGTTTCGCGGCACGAGGTAGGTATCCGGGAAGAGGAAGCCCTCCAGCGAGGCACCGGGCGGCAGGTCCTTGAGAAAGTCGTAGTTGAACTGCCCCTGGACGGCGAGCGCGATGTAATCGCTTCCCTTGACGGGGCCGCCGCCGGTGTCGAGGGCTGCCGCCGTCTTCTTGATGTTGTATCCCTCGGGAATCGTCACGAAGATTTCCTCTGGGATCGCGGTCTGCAGCGCGCCCAGGATCTGGATCATGTTCAGGTTCCGGCTCAGCTCGTAGGCGCCCGCTTGAACGTTGCGGTCCAGATGCTTGTAGCGTGCATACAAATCGAAGACGGTCACCGAGTCGATCAGGCCCGTCCGGTGCAGCGTGTCTGCGACCTCATGAAATGTCGCCCTGGGGGGCACGACGAATCGCACCTTGGAGTTGCCGGGGTTGGCCGGCTGGTTCAGCTGATGGTCCACCCAGGTGTACCCGATCACGGCCGGGATGCCCAGGGCCGCCGGCAGGAGGAACAGGATGACGACGAACCATTGCACGCAGCCGAGGGCACGGCTGCGCTTGCGCGGGGCAGTTGCCCGCATCGGAGACCGCTTCGGATCAGTCAGCGTTCAGGACCGCCGTCATCATCGGGCTCGTCTTCCTCTTCGAATTCCTCGAGCTGCTCGACCACCCGGTCGTGCTCGTCGTCGTCCAGCGTCACCAACGACTCGCCTTCGCGGCGAAGGATGAGCACGCGGTCCTCGTCCGCCTCCGCCTGTAGGACGTAGTAGGTTTCGCCTTCGATCTCCACGACGTCGTGGACGACGTAGCTTTCCTCTTCGCCGGTTTTCTCATTGACCAGCTCGATAGTTTGTACTTCTCCGTTCGCTTCCGGTATCTCTGGCATTCAGCCTCCTGGTGCCCGACCAGCCCGATAGTCGAGATATCCCTGCAACAATAACGTGGCGGCCACTCGATCGATCTCCTGGCGCCTTTTGCCGCGCCGTTTGCCCTGTTCGATCAGGTACCGTTCGGCCGCCACGCTCGTGAGCCGTTCGTCCCAGTATGCTACCGGCCGGCCGGTGGCCTTGGCTACGTGGGCGCCGAACAGCTGGGCTTGCTGGGCCGCGGCGTCGATGCGGCCGTTCATCAAGCGCGGCAGCCCAATGACAATGAGTCCAACTTCGTGGCGCTCGACCAGATCGTTGAGTGCCTTGAGATCCTCGGCCTCCGAGCGGCGCGCCAGCACGCTCAGTGGCTGAGCAATCGTCCCGGAGGGATCGCTAAGCGCGAGACCGAGCCGGACCGTGCCCGGGTCGATCGCGAGGATCCTCACGGGCCCGTGCTGCTGCTGGAAACCTCCTGGATCTTGAGCGTGATACGGGAGCTGAAGAACGGCAGCCACGGCAGGCCGAATGGCGACTGGGTTACCCGGGCGTCGACTACGTTCGGGAGCCCCTGGAGGAAGGCGCGCCCCTTCGTCGGGCTCATCCCCTTTAGATGCGAGCGGATGTTGGATTCGAGGAAGATCGGCGTGTAGAAGCCCGACGCGTGGCCGTTGAGCGTGATGTGACCATCGGTCGTCGCGTCGATCGGCTCATATTTGACCGTCGTCCCGTTGGTCGTCAACTGCGAGCCCTGAGGGATCTTCCGCTGCAGGGACGACTTGAGCATTTGTTGGACCGATTTCTCGTCGAAGGCGATGCCGTCCCCCGCGACCGTGACCGTGATGGTGAAACCAGTAACCTCTTCGCCGGCCTTGTGATCGGAAGTAGCCGTGGCCTGTACGCCAGCTCCAACGAGCACGATCTTCAGGCCCTGGGCCTTGCCGTTGAGTTGATCGGTCACTTGCGGCACGGCATCTTTCGCATAGACGTCACGGACGCTGTCGATGTCGGACGGCTGAATGATGGTGGCGGTACGCGCGTCGGCACCGCCTCCAATCGCAGCCGGATTGTCAACTGAGAGCGAATCGTCTGAGCTGTTATTGATGTTCGTGACCGTATGTTCCACCGTGTTGCCATTTGGTCCTGGTTGCGTCGCGGAAGCCGCTACTGAGACCGAGCCATGGGGTGACAACACGTTTACCGCTCTTTGCGTGGCGTATTGCTTCCCGTCTGACGTACTTACCATCGTTCCCGCCGGAATGGGTTTAAGGCCGTTCGTACACAGGAAAGAGCAGTTCTCAGTGAAGGTAACCGAGCCTGATGCCGGAACCGCGGGTACTGCCTTCTGCCCTGTCGGGGTCCCAGGAAACGTCTGCGACTGACTCGCGTGAACGGCCTGGGTCGCGAAATGGTCGGGTGATCCGGCCGCCGTCCCGGGTGCCCCCAGCAGGGTGATATCCGCCGTGGCCGCCGTCCCCTGAACGG encodes the following:
- the mltG gene encoding endolytic transglycosylase MltG, whose amino-acid sequence is MRATAPRKRSRALGCVQWFVVILFLLPAALGIPAVIGYTWVDHQLNQPANPGNSKVRFVVPPRATFHEVADTLHRTGLIDSVTVFDLYARYKHLDRNVQAGAYELSRNLNMIQILGALQTAIPEEIFVTIPEGYNIKKTAAALDTGGGPVKGSDYIALAVQGQFNYDFLKDLPPGASLEGFLFPDTYLVPRNGTAKELITLQLENFKTHWDDTRKSQAAQRKLNPLQIVTIASMIEREALYPDDRPLVSSVIYNRLAAGWPLQIDATVLYALGRWQASVTKEDRMVQSPYNTYLHTGLPPGPIANPGIKAIDAALQPANTGYFFYLSDPQGHNHYAKTNEEFARLLKQYGLQ
- a CDS encoding baseplate J/gp47 family protein, which gives rise to MKTLAKLLYVEADEEITDLVDRLRDLSLEDEVTFVVPERARALQSPMSFRLLKRYADSYGKRVNLVSTDPRLQTMSLEAGFTAFPSLAAYDRGTEVHSPELVAEPPSNAAAAVAPAAAVTAPPAPPAPPAPQAAALQRGVATLERPRETSLVSSPPKRQAPSPRKPAPSGPPLGSYRPYLIGAAAVFVVALLLGILYLPTATATVSVQGTAATADITLLGAPGTAAGSPDHFATQAVHASQSQTFPGTPTGQKAVPAVPASGSVTFTENCSFLCTNGLKPIPAGTMVSTSDGKQYATQRAVNVLSPHGSVSVAASATQPGPNGNTVEHTVTNINNSSDDSLSVDNPAAIGGGADARTATIIQPSDIDSVRDVYAKDAVPQVTDQLNGKAQGLKIVLVGAGVQATATSDHKAGEEVTGFTITVTVAGDGIAFDEKSVQQMLKSSLQRKIPQGSQLTTNGTTVKYEPIDATTDGHITLNGHASGFYTPIFLESNIRSHLKGMSPTKGRAFLQGLPNVVDARVTQSPFGLPWLPFFSSRITLKIQEVSSSSTGP
- a CDS encoding DUF1292 domain-containing protein, with product MPEIPEANGEVQTIELVNEKTGEEESYVVHDVVEIEGETYYVLQAEADEDRVLILRREGESLVTLDDDEHDRVVEQLEEFEEEDEPDDDGGPER
- the ruvX gene encoding Holliday junction resolvase RuvX; its protein translation is MRILAIDPGTVRLGLALSDPSGTIAQPLSVLARRSEAEDLKALNDLVERHEVGLIVIGLPRLMNGRIDAAAQQAQLFGAHVAKATGRPVAYWDERLTSVAAERYLIEQGKRRGKRRQEIDRVAATLLLQGYLDYRAGRAPGG